A genome region from Pseudomonas sp. S06B 330 includes the following:
- a CDS encoding metal ABC transporter substrate-binding protein — protein MLRSALARRVLSVLIALVLPSLALAEINGKPLRIGITLHPYYSYVSNIVGDKAQVVPLIPAGFNPHAYEPRAEDIKRIGSLDVVVLNGIGHDDFADRMIAASEKPQITVIESNTNVPLLAATGVAARGAGKVVNPHTFLSISASIAQVNNIARELGKLDPDNAKYYSQNARAYAKRLRKLRAEALAQVTEAPGAEFRVATIHAAYDYLVREFGLEVTAVVEPAHGIEPSPSQLKKTIDQLKALDVKVIFSEMDFPSAYVETIQRESGVKIYPLTHISYGDYSKEKYEVEMKRNLDTVVRAIKESKA, from the coding sequence ATGCTTCGCTCTGCCCTCGCCCGCCGTGTTTTGAGTGTATTGATTGCCTTGGTCCTGCCCTCCCTGGCGCTGGCTGAGATCAATGGCAAGCCGCTGCGTATCGGCATCACCCTGCACCCGTACTACAGCTACGTGAGCAACATCGTCGGTGACAAGGCGCAAGTGGTGCCGCTGATTCCCGCTGGCTTCAACCCTCACGCTTACGAGCCGCGCGCCGAAGACATCAAGCGCATTGGCAGCCTCGATGTGGTGGTGCTCAACGGCATCGGCCATGATGACTTCGCCGACCGCATGATCGCCGCCAGCGAAAAGCCGCAGATCACCGTGATCGAATCCAATACCAACGTACCGCTGCTCGCCGCCACCGGGGTCGCCGCGCGGGGCGCTGGCAAAGTGGTCAACCCGCACACCTTCCTGTCGATCAGCGCCAGCATTGCCCAGGTCAACAACATCGCCCGCGAACTGGGCAAGCTCGATCCGGACAACGCCAAATACTACAGCCAGAATGCCCGCGCCTACGCCAAACGCCTGCGCAAGCTGCGCGCCGAGGCCCTGGCCCAGGTTACCGAAGCGCCCGGCGCTGAATTTCGCGTGGCCACCATCCATGCGGCCTACGACTACCTGGTGCGTGAATTCGGCCTGGAAGTTACCGCCGTGGTTGAACCGGCTCACGGTATCGAGCCAAGCCCGAGTCAGTTGAAAAAGACCATCGACCAGCTCAAGGCCCTGGATGTCAAAGTGATCTTCTCGGAGATGGACTTCCCCTCGGCCTACGTCGAAACCATCCAGCGTGAATCCGGGGTGAAGATCTATCCGCTGACGCACATCTCTTACGGCGACTACAGCAAAGAGAAGTACGAAGTCGAGATGAAGCGCAACCTCGACACGGTGGTTCGGGCGATCAAGGAGTCCAAGGCATGA
- a CDS encoding metal ABC transporter ATP-binding protein encodes MTVAEPIITLPCGPDIEFAGIDLTLGRTRILDQVSFKVAAGSVHALVGPNGGGKSSLVKTLLGQMPHQGQLTLTWPGEHQVIGYVPQALEFDRGLPMTVDDFMAAMCQRRPAFLGLSRKVAPAIDAALGRVGMLDKRKRRMGALSGGERQRVLLAQGLIPAPHLLVLDEPMSALDEAGIQVFERLLLDWRAAGTTVLWIEHDLQAVARLADKVTGLSRRVLFDEPPKQALTPERLLSLFSIHPRSESTV; translated from the coding sequence ATGACCGTCGCCGAACCCATCATCACCCTGCCCTGTGGGCCGGACATCGAGTTTGCCGGTATCGACCTGACCTTGGGCCGTACGCGGATTCTCGATCAGGTCAGCTTCAAGGTCGCCGCCGGTAGCGTGCACGCTCTGGTCGGCCCCAACGGCGGTGGCAAAAGTTCGCTGGTCAAGACGTTGCTCGGACAGATGCCACACCAGGGCCAACTGACCCTGACCTGGCCGGGTGAACATCAGGTGATCGGCTACGTCCCGCAGGCACTGGAATTTGACCGTGGCCTGCCGATGACCGTCGATGACTTCATGGCCGCCATGTGCCAGCGGCGTCCGGCCTTCCTCGGCCTGTCACGTAAGGTGGCCCCGGCCATCGATGCGGCACTGGGTCGGGTCGGCATGCTCGATAAGCGCAAGCGGCGCATGGGCGCCCTCTCCGGTGGCGAGCGCCAGCGCGTGCTACTGGCCCAGGGTCTGATCCCGGCGCCACACCTACTGGTATTGGACGAACCGATGTCGGCATTGGACGAAGCTGGCATTCAGGTGTTCGAGCGCTTGCTGCTGGACTGGCGCGCAGCCGGCACCACGGTGCTGTGGATCGAGCATGACCTGCAAGCGGTGGCGCGCCTGGCCGACAAAGTCACCGGCCTCAGCCGCCGAGTACTGTTTGACGAGCCGCCAAAACAGGCCCTGACCCCGGAGCGTCTGCTCAGCCTGTTCTCCATCCATCCGCGCAGCGAGAGCACCGTCTGA
- a CDS encoding metal ABC transporter permease, which produces MNYEEFRLLIQGWASSGYLPEALAYGFVVNALLAGLMIGPVLGGLGTLVVVKRFAFFSEAVGHAALTGVAIGILLGEPYTGPYGSLFGYCLLFGILLNFLRNRTGLSPDTLIGVFLSVSLALGASLLLMLAGKINVHILENVLFGSVLTVSGQDLLVLGIVGSLVLALALPLYNRIMLASFNPQLAAVRGVAVKSLDYLFVILVTLVTVAAVKVIGAILVGALLVIPAAAARLISQSLKGFFWASVVIATLSTLVGILLPIVFDLPVPSGAAIILVAGCCFALAALARGLVPRLQGNPA; this is translated from the coding sequence ATGAACTACGAAGAATTTCGCCTGCTGATCCAGGGCTGGGCCAGTTCCGGCTACCTGCCGGAGGCCCTGGCCTATGGCTTTGTGGTCAATGCCCTGCTGGCCGGCCTGATGATCGGCCCGGTGCTCGGCGGCCTTGGCACCTTGGTGGTGGTCAAGCGCTTTGCCTTCTTCTCCGAAGCCGTCGGCCATGCGGCACTGACCGGGGTGGCCATCGGTATCCTGCTCGGCGAACCCTACACCGGCCCCTACGGCAGCCTGTTCGGCTATTGCCTGCTGTTCGGCATCCTGCTGAACTTCCTGCGCAATCGCACCGGGCTGTCGCCCGACACCCTGATCGGCGTGTTCCTCTCGGTATCCCTGGCCCTGGGCGCCAGCCTGCTACTGATGCTGGCCGGCAAGATCAACGTGCACATTCTCGAAAACGTGCTGTTCGGTTCGGTGCTCACCGTCAGTGGCCAGGACTTGCTGGTGCTCGGCATCGTCGGCAGCCTGGTGCTAGCCCTGGCCCTGCCGCTGTACAACCGCATCATGCTGGCCAGTTTCAACCCGCAACTGGCGGCGGTGCGTGGCGTGGCGGTAAAGAGCCTGGACTACCTGTTCGTGATTCTTGTCACCCTGGTCACGGTGGCGGCGGTAAAAGTCATCGGCGCCATTCTGGTCGGTGCCCTGCTGGTGATTCCAGCGGCGGCGGCGCGGTTGATCAGCCAATCACTCAAAGGCTTCTTCTGGGCGTCGGTAGTAATCGCCACCTTGAGCACCCTCGTCGGCATTCTGCTGCCGATCGTTTTCGACCTGCCGGTGCCGTCGGGCGCGGCAATCATCCTTGTCGCCGGCTGCTGCTTCGCCCTCGCCGCCCTGGCCCGCGGCCTTGTTCCACGCCTGCAAGGAAATCCGGCATGA
- a CDS encoding thiamine pyrophosphate-binding protein — MSKAAVVPQSLLSRFWYKWRFHLNILLLLIPLGFMPKYFADAALFRGDSGLGERELGEIQVGPWSLQLAELRDQAPLADGPAGHFKAFNASLCKACINQVKAAYLRIGKPRSLRAAGTIFFGPPYRMATNLPIPAKTRPDAEIWITLEGWDGSMHQAAVPLAKASPATVAWLNTQGGK; from the coding sequence ATGAGCAAGGCAGCCGTTGTGCCACAAAGCCTGCTGAGCCGTTTCTGGTACAAGTGGCGCTTCCACTTGAACATCCTCTTGCTGCTGATCCCGTTGGGGTTCATGCCCAAATACTTTGCCGATGCGGCGCTGTTCCGTGGCGACAGCGGTCTGGGCGAACGCGAACTGGGCGAAATCCAGGTCGGCCCGTGGAGCCTGCAACTGGCCGAGCTGCGCGACCAGGCGCCGCTGGCTGACGGTCCGGCTGGGCACTTCAAGGCGTTCAACGCCAGCCTGTGCAAGGCCTGCATCAACCAGGTCAAGGCCGCCTACCTGCGGATCGGCAAACCGCGCAGCCTGCGCGCCGCCGGGACGATCTTCTTCGGCCCGCCGTACCGTATGGCGACCAACCTGCCCATCCCGGCCAAGACCCGCCCCGACGCCGAGATCTGGATCACCCTCGAAGGCTGGGACGGCAGCATGCACCAGGCCGCCGTGCCACTGGCCAAGGCCTCCCCGGCCACCGTCGCCTGGCTGAACACACAAGGAGGCAAATGA
- a CDS encoding DUF6162 family protein, which yields MSRVQVVRPAGAGHETLYVLLVSLLILAVAAGIVALRGERHDEVSIEAHQLDARRDLSAAEQGVYADLRVAFEEIQLRREEDPALMAVTVLAEEGFPPFIKDASSASRGEHQWQLLGDQAYLGLSQAASVAGSFLMLVPTAHDGAADVWLLRKADASVPTDRSPAALIAAGWQQIAAHYDAGVTRQHRH from the coding sequence ATGAGCCGGGTCCAGGTGGTGCGCCCGGCCGGCGCGGGGCATGAAACCTTGTACGTGCTGCTGGTCAGCCTGCTCATTCTGGCCGTGGCTGCGGGTATCGTCGCCCTGCGCGGTGAGCGCCATGACGAAGTCAGCATCGAAGCCCATCAACTCGATGCCCGCCGCGACCTGAGCGCCGCCGAGCAAGGGGTGTATGCCGACCTGCGGGTGGCGTTCGAAGAGATCCAGCTGCGCCGTGAAGAAGACCCGGCCCTGATGGCGGTGACAGTACTGGCCGAAGAAGGCTTCCCGCCCTTTATCAAGGATGCCAGCAGCGCCAGTCGCGGCGAGCATCAATGGCAATTGCTCGGCGATCAGGCCTACCTGGGCCTGAGCCAGGCCGCGAGCGTGGCCGGCAGCTTCCTCATGTTGGTGCCAACGGCCCATGACGGCGCCGCCGACGTCTGGCTGCTGCGCAAGGCTGACGCCAGTGTGCCGACCGACCGCAGCCCAGCCGCCCTGATCGCTGCCGGCTGGCAGCAGATCGCCGCCCACTACGACGCTGGCGTCACCCGCCAACATCGCCACTGA